ctccgcttataatgcctgattccatttcagaatttttatttataatagtttttacacgactaatacatttgcatactcaattgtaaatttgaaaacaaaaagttcacaactcagctaataatgcatgtatacacggcagaatttgtacttatattagtttttacacggcttatacatttgcatactcaattgtaaattgtaaataaaaagttcacaattcagctaataatgcctgaatccacttcagaatttatatttacattagtttttacacgtctaatacatttgcatactcagctaataatgtgtGTATCCagttcagaatttgtatttataatagtttttacatggctaatacatttgcatactcaattgtaaatttgtaaacaaaaagtttactgctcagctaataatgtctgtatccacggcagaatttgtacttatattagtttttacacggcttatacatttgcatactcaattgtaaattgtaaacaaaaagttcacaactcagctaataattcctgaatgcacttcagaatttatatttaaattagtttttacatggctaatacatttgcatacttaattgtaaatttgtaaacacaaagttcacaactcagataatagtgcatatatccacttcagaatttgtaattatattagtttttacatggctaatacatttgcatactcaattgtaaatttgtatacaaaaagttcacaactcagataatagtgcatatatccacttcagaatttgtaattatattacattttacatggctaatacatttgcatactcaattgtaaatttgtaaacaaaaagttcacaactcagctaataatgcatgtatccacggcataatttgtacttatattagtttttacatggctaatacatttgcatactctattgtaaatttgtaaacaaaaagttcattactcagctaataatgcatgtatcaacggcagaatttgtacttatataagtttttacacggcttatacatttgcgcactcaattgtaaattgtaaacaaaaagttcataactcagctaataatgtctgtatccacttcagaatgtgtatttataataatttctacacggctaatacatttgcatactcaattgtatatttgtaaacaaaaagtttactgctcagctaataatgtctgtatccacggcagaatttgtacttatattagtttttacacggcttatacatttgcatactcaattgtaaattgtaaataaaaagttcacaattcagctaataatgtctgaatccacttcagaatttatatttacattagtttttacacgtctaatacatttgcatactcagctaataatgtctgtatccacttcagaatttgtatttataatagtttttacatggctaatacatttgcatactcaattgtaaatttgtaaacaaaaagtttactgctcagctaataatgtctgtatccactacagaatttgtatttataatagttttcacatggctaatacatttgcatactcaattgtaaatttgtaaacaaaaagttcacaactcagataacaatgcatatatccacttcagaatttgtaattttattagtttttacttggctaatacatttgcatactcaattttaaatttataaacaaagagttcacaactcagctaaatatgcatgtatccacggcacaatttatatttaaattagttcttacaattctaatacatttgcatactcaattttaaatttgtaaacaaaaagttcacaactccgataataatgcatgtatccacggcagaatttgtacttagattagtttttagaaggctaatacatttgcaaactcaattgtaaatttgtaaacaaaaagttcacaactcagctaataatgcatgaatccacggtataatttgtacttatattagtttttacatggctaatacatttgcatactctattgtaaatttgtaaacaaaaagttcacaactcagctaataatgcatgtatccacggcagaatttgttcttatattagtttttacacggcttatacatttgcatacttaattgtaaattggtaaacaaaaagttcacaactcagctaataatgcctgaatccacttcagaatttatatttatattagtttttacacgtctaatacatttgcatacttaattgtaaatttgtaaacaaaaagttcacaactcagataacaatgcatatatccacttcagaatttgtaattatattagtttttacatggctaatacatttgcatactcaattgtaaatttataaacaaaaagttcacaactcagctaaatatgcatgtatccacggcacaatttatatttaaattagttcttacaattctaatacatttgcatactcaattttaaatttgtaaacaaaaagttcacaacaccgataataatgcatgtatccacggcagaatttgtacttagattagtttttagaaggctaatacatttgcaaactcaattgtaaatttgtaaacaaaaagttcacaactcagctaataatgcatgaatccacggtataatttgtacttatattagtttttacatggctaatacatttgcatactctattgtaaatttgtaaacaaaaagttcacaactcagctaataatgcatgtatccacggcagaatttgttcttatattagtttttacacggcttatacatttgcatacttaattgtaaattggttaacaaaaagttcacatctcagctaataatgcgtgtatccacggcagaatttatatttaaattagttcttacaatgctaatacatttgcatactcaattgtaaatttgtaaacaaaaagttcacaactccgcttataatgcctgaatccactgcagaatttatatttatattagtttttacacggctaatacatttgcatacttaattgtaaatttgtaaacaaaaagttcacaactcagataatagtgcatatatccacttcagaatttttaattatattagtttttacatggctaatacatttgcatactcaattgtaaatttgtaaacaaaaagttcacaactcagctaataatgcatgtatccacggtataatttgtacagatattagtttttacatggctaatacatttgcatactcaattgtaaatttgtaaacaaaaagttcacaactcagctaataatgcatgtatccacggtataatttgtacttatattagtttttacatggctaatacatttgcatactctattgtaaatttgtaaacaaaaagttcacaactcagctaataatgcatgtatccacggcagaatttgtacttatattagtttttacacggcttatacatttgcatactcaattgtaaattggtaaacaaaaagttcacatctcagctaataatgcatgtatccaccgcagaatttgtatttatattagtttttacacggctaatacattagcatactcaattgtaaatttgtaaacaaaaagttcacaactcagctaataatgcatgtatccacggcagaatttgttcttatattagttttttgaaggctaatacatttgcaaactcaattgtaaatttgtaaacaaaaagttcacaactcagctaataatgcatgaatccacggcagaatttgtacttatattagtttttacacgtctaatacttttgcatactcagctaataatgtctgtatccacttcagaatttgtatttataatagtttttacatggctaatacatttgcatactcaattgtaaatttgtaaacaaaaagttcactgctcagctaataatgtctgtatccacttcagaatttgtatttataatagtttttacacggcttatacatttgcacactcaattgtaaattgtaaacaaaaagttcataactcagctaataatgcctgaatccacttcagaatttgtaattatattagtttttacatggctaatacatttgcatactcaattgtaaatttataaacaaaaagttcacaactcagctaataatgcatgtatccacggcagaatttatatttatattagtttttacacggctaatacatttgcatacttaattgtaaatttgtaaacaaaaagttcacaactcagataatagtgcatatatccacttcagaatttttaattatattagtttttacatggctaatacatttgcatactcaattgtaaatttgtaaacaaaaagttcacaactcagctaataatgcatgtatccacggtataatttgtacatatattagtttttacatggctaatacatttgcatactaaattttaaatttgtaaacaaaaagttcacaactccgataataatgcatgtatccacggcagaatttgtatttatattagtttttacacggctaatacatttgcatactcaattgtaaatttgtaaacaaaaagttcacaactcagctaataatgcatgtatccacggcagaatttgttcttatattagttttttgaaggctaatacatttgcaaactcaattgtaaatttgtaaacaaaaagttcacaactcagctaataatgcatgaatccacggcagaatttgtacttatattagtttttacacgtctaatacttttgcatactcagctaataatgtctgtatccagttcagaatttgtatttataatagtttttacatggctaatacatttgcatactcaattgtaaatttgtaaacaaaaagtttactgctcagctaacaatgtctgtatccacggcagaatttgtacttatattagtttttacacggcttatacatttgcatactcaattgtaaattgtaaataaaaagttcacaattcagctaataatgcctgaatccacttcagaatttatatttacattagtttttacacgtctaatacatttgcatactcagctaataatgtctgtatccacttcagaatttgtatttataatagttttcacatggctaatacatttgcatactcaattgtaaatttgtaaacaaaaagtttactgctcagctaataatgtctgtatccacttcagaatttgtatttataatagtttttacacggcttatacatttgcactctcaattgtaaatttgtaaacaaaaagttcacatctcagctaataatgcatgtatccacggcacaatttatatttaaattatttcttacaattctaatacatttgcatactcaattgtaaatttgtaaacaaaaagttcacaactccgctaataatgcatgtatccacggcagaatttgtacttagattagtttttagaatgctaatacatttgcaaactcaattgtaaatttgtaaacaaaaagttcacaattcagctaataatgcatgtatccacggcagaattttttcttatattagtttttacacggcttatacatttgcatactcaattgtaaatttgtaaacaaaaagatcacaactcagctaataatgcctgaatccacttgtttgtatgagtgtttgttagtgtgagtaggcttcgatgcctggcaaaatagcacataaactaattgccttgtttgtgtcgcacccagcacttgaactaggtggactgcagttggaggagtaaagatctctttgaattgcagatgattactgactttattgattcaaacttaacgatatttatagctaacaaatgtgattgcatttacgaatattaatgataaagaataatgtaggttgctagtgcatgcggaaacgaatatgcttctggttacaaatgttgatgtgcaagaataatgtaggttgtaatggtatatgcagaatgaggctattgctccattccacttcatcgtcgtcagcagaatctacatatgcgcttgacctggtaatctatactttattttggctgcatatgagagtgctgcgactgacgacttacagattatgtaatgttatgattatgaattatatatatattgcagcgactgaacattctcccggccgttgaacgggtgttcaaccttcagtaatgtcgaacgaaaaactccgtggggtaggttcgggtgctggcggttcacttgttgtccggggattggggctgcattgtggtgttctccaattgactcgtcgatatcgtagactcagggtcacgatcagtagtattgatattgatagtgccacataggcggctacttgatgatggtgtacaatgctgacttgattttcgtacttcgcatcttttagtttggccagttgttgttgtagggtATCTAATTCGCGTAATTCGGCGTCGGGTGTCTTGGTCGTCAATTCTacgcctggtttcggtgtctcttctatgtctatcttggtgatgttgccAAAACGCACATATGCTGCCTTTGTCTCGCTGCGCCTTGTGCTAAATGTACTAACACTGATTTTTGAGTTGCGCGCCGTGCAACCTGCGGTGAGTGATAGTAAGCCTGTTCCTTCCATTTGTACTGTGGAGGGAGCTCCCTTGCATACCGCCTGCAGTTCGATCGGACTGTGTGTTGCAAACATCCATCTGTTTCGTTGATGTGTTGCTGACCATATTAAATCGGACTTCGATTTAGCAGTCTCACATTCCGTTTCAGTCTTGTTATTgaacaactgaaattcacaTCGATTATCTACGCTAAACGTAGCTTGATGATTGACGCATATGTGTTCATCCTTTGGCAATTGTAGACATTGATCAAACTCGTCAGTAGTTAGTCCCATGAATTGGTCTCTATGGGCATTGACAGTTATGATCCTTGTTTTGAGCTTGAATTCATGCCAGCTTCCTGCCTTCCATGCAGGGATGGGGATGACGCTGAAAACTTCTTGCTGCGCTGTGGATACTAATGGCagcgttattttgaagataacatggtcagtggttgttgttccctcggcATGCATGATTCGATAGAGTTGTATTACGTCATTTGAAGCGACTGGCAGCTGTTGATCCGGTGGGATGTGTTCCCTAATCTGATCAAGTTGATCCCTTAATTGTTGGGGAGAAACTAGCATAGGGCTAATTGTTCGGTGGCGAATGTCGGTAAGAACGTTGGTTATctcattttgcattcgctgcattccatttgccagtagagtgagctgggctgtcaggatcatgaatgcttgttgcagatagttgccttgatattttcctcgttctctgGTGAGAGCATCTATTTGTCGTTCTATGTTTCGTATGCGGTCGTTGGTAGCTGAATTGCTTTTCCTTACCACATTTATAGTGGAATCCAAGATTGATGTTTTTTTCTTCAGTAGCATCATTAAGACGTCCTCGTTTGATTTGACATCGTTTATGACCTTGGACATATCTTCCGCATACTTGGAATCCAGCACGCCAAATAATGAGTTCGCCACATTACCGACTATATCTAGCGGTGATCTTCGCTGCCGTGAGTGattaataagctcatttcCGGTTTGTAATTCGGCATGTACGTGTTGAAAGTGCGCGTATATAGAGTTACATGCATTGACATTCTGTAATTCTGAACACTTGTGCTTGAGTTCAGTTATCCCGGCAGCCAATACTCTCATGTCACTCCAATATGGTTGCAAGTCGTAATATACAATGATGGTCCAGTCTGAAATTGCCATTCTAGAGGTCCCGATTCTTTCATAGAACAGTCCTGGCTGATTTGTGAAATGCGTgacctttgtttgttgtccCAACGCTAGTGGCAGAATGAGTAACATTGCCAGCAGGGTTGGAAGGATCGAAGGTGATATCTTCCTCCTCTGTGTAGGCATTTCATCCTTTGCCGTTGTATCTTCGATGGAACTGTGCGGACGTTTAACGgctgtttcttcttttaacagTGGCGCGAGACGAGTTACTGACCGTTTGAAGATCCCAGATGCAGTCTTTACATCTACTACTCGGACATGGTCGTCCTTACCGGGATATGTCTTCACTATTCGTCCCATTGGCCAACTCATCACAGGCACGTTGTCTTCCTTGACTAGCACAAGTAGTCCCTCTTTCACGTTTTGTGATGCggttttccacttgttgcgcatttgaagctcttgtagatactccatagaccattggtcccagaacatttgttttaatctggacactaattcccatcttttcaccaacgttttccctggtgaggctagatttgcatcgggagcggcggtcaacggttcaccaatcaaaaaatggccaggagtcAGAGCTGATGTATCTGTTGGATCAGATGACATTGGTGTCAGCGGTCGGGAATTGAGGATTGCTTCGACTTCCACGATTACGGTGTTAAGCTCCTCAAATGTTAATGACGCTGTGGCTGTGACTGATACTAAAAGCCGCTTCGCAGATTTCACCGCAGCTTCCCAAAGCCCGCCAAACGATGGTGCTCGGGGCGgtatgaacttaaactccacttgctttttattgcaatggttTATAATCTGTTCTTGAGCCTTGTCGG
This portion of the Drosophila kikkawai strain 14028-0561.14 unplaced genomic scaffold, DkikHiC1v2 scaffold_269, whole genome shotgun sequence genome encodes:
- the LOC138929519 gene encoding uncharacterized protein → MEYLQELQMRNKWKTASQNVKEGLLVLVKEDNVPVMSWPMGRIVKTYPGKDDHVRVVDVKTASGIFKRSVTRLAPLLKEETAVKRPHSSIEDTTAKDEMPTQRRKISPSILPTLLAMLLILPLALGQQTKVTHFTNQPGLFYERIGTSRMAISDWTIIVYYDLQPYWSDMRVLAAGITELKHKCSELQNVNACNSIYAHFQHVHAELQTGNELINHSRQRRSPLDIVGNVANSLFGVLDSKYAEDMSKVINDVKSNEDVLMMLLKKKTSILDSTINVVRKSNSATNDRIRNIERQIDALTRERGKYQGNYLQQAFMILTAQLTLLANGMQRMQNEITNVLTDIRHRTISPMLVSPQQLRDQLDQIREHIPPDQQLPVASNDVIQLYRIMHAEGTTTTDHVIFKITLPLVSTAQQEVFSVIPIPAWKAGSWHEFKLKTRIITVNAHRDQFMGLTTDEFDQCLQLPKDEHICVNHQATFSVDNRCEFQLFNNKTETECETAKSKSDLIWSATHQRNRWMFATHSPIELQAVCKGAPSTVQMEGTGLLSLTAGCTARNSKISVSTFSTRRSETKAAYIPYNNNWPN